The proteins below are encoded in one region of Syntrophotalea carbinolica DSM 2380:
- the hemL gene encoding glutamate-1-semialdehyde 2,1-aminomutase — MSYSRSHQFFERARKVIPGGVNSPVRAFKAVGRQPLFIERAEGCTLVDADGNRYIDYVGSWGPMIVGHSHPKVVEAICDAAARGTSFGAPTALEIELAEQVCAAFPNMESVRMVSSGTEATMSAIRLARGVTGRDKILKFEGCYHGHADSLLVDAGSGVATFGIPASPGVPADFARHTLTAPYNDLGRVRALVEEHKADLAAIILEPIAGNMGCVPPQPGFLEGLRALCDQHEILLIIDEVMTGFRVSYGGAQQLYGVRGDLVCLGKVIGGGLPVGAFGGRQDIMRHLAPDGGVYQAGTLSGNPLAMSAGIATLKLIREEGVYEQLEQRSAYLAEGLRQAAAAAGVPACLQRVGSMFCNYFQTGPVTSFADAKASDTEAFARYFGQMLDNGVHLAPSQFEAGFVSLAHTVEDIDRTVEAAHRSLKAI, encoded by the coding sequence ATGTCATATTCTCGATCGCATCAGTTTTTCGAGCGCGCCCGCAAGGTTATCCCCGGCGGCGTCAACAGCCCTGTTCGTGCATTTAAGGCCGTCGGTCGCCAGCCCCTGTTCATCGAGCGGGCCGAAGGCTGCACGCTTGTCGATGCCGACGGCAACCGTTATATCGACTACGTCGGCTCCTGGGGCCCCATGATCGTCGGCCACAGCCACCCCAAAGTGGTGGAAGCCATATGCGATGCTGCCGCTCGCGGTACCTCTTTCGGTGCCCCGACCGCTCTGGAAATCGAACTGGCCGAGCAGGTCTGCGCCGCTTTTCCGAATATGGAAAGCGTGCGCATGGTGTCTTCGGGCACCGAGGCGACCATGAGTGCCATCCGTCTGGCGCGCGGTGTAACCGGTCGCGACAAGATTCTTAAGTTCGAGGGGTGTTATCACGGCCATGCCGACAGTCTGCTGGTGGATGCCGGCAGCGGTGTCGCTACCTTCGGTATCCCCGCCTCGCCGGGTGTGCCGGCGGATTTCGCCCGCCATACGCTGACGGCTCCCTACAACGATCTGGGCAGGGTCAGGGCGCTGGTCGAAGAACACAAAGCGGATCTGGCGGCCATCATCCTCGAACCGATCGCCGGCAACATGGGCTGCGTACCGCCGCAACCGGGATTTCTCGAGGGACTGCGCGCCTTGTGCGATCAGCACGAGATTCTCTTGATTATCGACGAGGTCATGACCGGTTTTCGTGTCAGCTACGGCGGCGCGCAACAATTGTACGGTGTGCGCGGCGATCTGGTCTGTCTGGGCAAGGTCATCGGCGGCGGGCTGCCGGTCGGCGCTTTTGGTGGCCGTCAGGATATCATGCGGCATCTGGCGCCGGATGGCGGCGTGTATCAGGCCGGTACCCTGTCGGGGAATCCCCTGGCCATGAGTGCCGGCATCGCTACCTTGAAGCTGATAAGGGAAGAAGGGGTGTATGAGCAGCTGGAGCAACGCAGTGCCTACCTGGCCGAGGGGCTGCGGCAGGCGGCTGCCGCAGCCGGGGTGCCTGCCTGTCTGCAACGGGTCGGCAGCATGTTCTGCAACTATTTCCAGACGGGGCCGGTGACTTCCTTCGCCGATGCCAAAGCCAGCGATACCGAGGCGTTTGCCCGCTATTTCGGACAGATGCTGGATAACGGCGTACATCTGGCGCCGTCCCAGTTCGAGGCCGGCTTCGTGAGTCTGGCTCACACGGTGGAGGATATCGATCGTACCGTCGAGGCGGCGCATCGGTCGTTGAAGGCGATTTGA